The Bacteroidota bacterium genome includes a window with the following:
- a CDS encoding DUF6368 family protein: MGLRTRILLPHPLNEKEHYAIGYGLRKFCARVEEGYFEEEGWDFWIENGSAIRIKFSGPMRRMYISFYPNEVEIEPVEAATIKAHFGWTPQYAFNVGAYEDEPADHLLLGGLILNLAEQFSGLVDYCGYLTPGHMSDSKKQLLAKIKTLKGKVCLVNGAYQHHVSDTKFLHSWLQHPNFMMI; encoded by the coding sequence ATGGGACTTCGCACACGAATCCTACTGCCTCACCCGCTGAATGAAAAAGAACATTATGCGATAGGGTATGGACTCCGCAAGTTCTGCGCGCGGGTCGAAGAAGGCTACTTTGAAGAAGAAGGCTGGGACTTCTGGATTGAAAATGGTAGCGCAATACGCATCAAATTCAGTGGCCCCATGCGACGCATGTACATTAGTTTTTACCCCAACGAGGTTGAAATAGAACCCGTTGAGGCCGCTACCATTAAAGCACATTTTGGTTGGACGCCCCAGTATGCCTTTAACGTAGGGGCTTATGAAGATGAGCCGGCTGACCACCTCCTGCTTGGCGGCCTCATTCTGAATCTGGCAGAACAATTCAGCGGGCTGGTAGACTATTGCGGATACCTAACCCCTGGCCACATGTCAGATAGTAAAAAGCAGCTCCTTGCAAAAATCAAAACCCTGAAAGGTAAAGTCTGCCTGGTCAACGGCGCCTACCAACACCACGTGTCAGATACAAAATTTCTACATTCCTGGTTACAACACCCTAACTTCATGATGATCTAA
- the uxuA gene encoding mannonate dehydratase, with product MKLTFRWYGPDDPVSLAYIKQIPHMSGIVSALHDLQPGEIWPLDRLLEHKATITDAGLSFAVVESIPVHEDIKLGRPTRDKLIENYCQSIANMGAAGIPVLCYNFMAVFDWFRTDLAMVNPDASTALSFSQHALDQIDLSRGTGFLPGWGTAFTAEALQSLLAAYATVDESQLWDNLGYFLERVVPVAAAAGVRMAIHPDDPPWSVFGLPRIITSGEALKRLTQLVDDPANGVTLCSGSLGADPNNDVPQIIRTLGKRGRIHFSHCRNVKVTGPRTFHESPHPAALGSVDMREVMQAYKDIQFDGPLRPDHGRMIWGETGKAGYGLYDRALGAMYLQGLWEGLQNP from the coding sequence ATGAAGCTTACCTTTAGATGGTACGGCCCGGACGACCCGGTTTCGCTGGCCTACATCAAACAGATCCCCCACATGTCGGGTATTGTTTCTGCACTACACGATTTGCAGCCCGGAGAAATATGGCCGCTGGATCGATTGCTTGAACACAAAGCAACCATAACGGACGCCGGCTTGTCCTTTGCCGTTGTGGAAAGTATTCCGGTTCACGAAGACATTAAACTCGGCCGGCCAACGCGCGATAAGTTGATCGAAAATTACTGCCAGAGCATCGCCAACATGGGCGCGGCGGGTATCCCTGTGCTGTGTTATAATTTCATGGCTGTTTTCGACTGGTTTCGCACAGATCTGGCAATGGTGAATCCGGATGCGTCAACCGCACTCAGTTTTAGTCAGCACGCCCTCGACCAGATAGACCTGTCGCGTGGCACAGGCTTTCTGCCAGGCTGGGGTACAGCCTTTACTGCAGAAGCCCTGCAAAGCTTACTTGCAGCCTATGCAACAGTTGACGAATCACAGTTATGGGACAATCTGGGGTACTTCCTCGAACGCGTCGTACCTGTTGCTGCCGCAGCCGGCGTGCGCATGGCAATCCATCCGGATGATCCCCCCTGGTCGGTATTTGGCCTGCCCCGCATTATAACATCGGGCGAGGCACTCAAGCGCCTGACACAATTGGTTGACGATCCGGCAAACGGCGTAACCTTGTGCTCTGGCTCCCTCGGCGCGGATCCAAACAATGATGTCCCACAAATCATCCGTACACTTGGGAAACGTGGACGCATCCATTTTTCGCATTGCCGCAATGTCAAAGTCACGGGCCCACGAACGTTTCATGAGAGCCCGCACCCGGCCGCATTGGGCAGCGTAGACATGCGCGAAGTTATGCAGGCATACAAGGACATTCAGTTTGACGGCCCGTTGCGCCCTGATCATGGCCGAATGATTTGGGGAGAAACAGGCAAAGCAGGGTACGGCCTCTATGACAGAGCCCTTGGCGCAATGTATTTGCAGGGGCTCTGGGAAGGACTCCAAAACCCTTGA
- a CDS encoding CBS domain-containing protein, protein MPIEWVGESLSSAYTSGDTRPVDPSDRSQANRDRQKRGQDQQGSFRNPYRQSIARAPQRIEKAVYAKEIMQTRVQTVKQGDPLAVILSLIATHGINHIPVLDPGNKLAGLVSYRSILEAISEKRTVDMVTVPEVMTTKFLTATGNTTLHELSRVMVVENIECVPIVDNAQKLIGLITTAEMMQCIVNHSKLNVWI, encoded by the coding sequence ATGCCAATTGAATGGGTCGGTGAAAGTCTTTCATCCGCGTATACTTCGGGGGATACACGTCCTGTAGACCCCTCAGATCGTAGTCAAGCGAATCGAGATCGACAGAAAAGAGGGCAGGATCAGCAGGGGTCGTTCAGAAATCCGTACAGACAATCGATTGCTCGTGCACCACAGCGAATCGAAAAAGCTGTGTATGCAAAAGAAATTATGCAAACGCGGGTTCAAACCGTCAAGCAAGGGGATCCGCTTGCTGTAATCCTGTCACTGATAGCCACCCATGGCATCAACCACATCCCTGTACTTGATCCGGGAAACAAGCTGGCAGGCCTTGTCTCATACCGAAGCATCCTGGAAGCCATATCAGAGAAACGTACGGTAGACATGGTAACGGTCCCGGAAGTGATGACGACCAAATTTCTCACGGCTACCGGCAACACCACACTCCATGAGCTCTCCCGCGTGATGGTCGTGGAAAACATAGAATGCGTACCTATTGTTGACAATGCCCAGAAGCTCATCGGTCTCATAACAACAGCCGAAATGATGCAATGCATTGTCAACCACTCCAAACTCAATGTTTGGATTTAG
- a CDS encoding gluconate:H+ symporter: protein MSTLALISLAVAGVALLLVLVIVVRLQAFVALLLSSIFVAIVGGIPISEITTTIQNGMGSTLGYIAIVVGIGAMFGELLQVSGGAERVAQTMLKRFGENKAQWGLGITGLIVSTPVFFDVALILFIPLVYSLARRTKTSLLYYGVPLIAGMAVAHAFIPPTPGPVAVASILNADLGWVILFGVLAGAPATAIGGVYYGRYIAKKIVLDVPEYMEQSLPDSTNDKELPSFALVMTIIITPLALILANTIATVQLAETSMVREWLGFIGHPFIALIIATLIAFYGLGTLRGYSRDEIQRIATRSMEPVGLIILVTGAGGVFGKVLIATGVGEALANAMAASSLPLVLLAFLIALVVRLSQGSATVSMVTAAGLIAPVIEMGGFSAPMIAAVTIAIASGASVVSHVNDSGFWLVNRYFGMTEKETIRSWTVVTTIVGVIGLIVMLIVSAFL, encoded by the coding sequence ATGTCTACTTTAGCCCTCATTTCGCTGGCGGTTGCCGGCGTAGCGCTGTTGCTCGTCCTTGTAATTGTTGTTCGATTGCAGGCCTTTGTGGCACTTTTGCTGTCCAGTATTTTTGTTGCGATTGTTGGGGGGATACCCATCTCTGAAATCACGACAACAATCCAGAACGGGATGGGAAGCACCCTCGGCTACATTGCCATTGTAGTTGGTATTGGTGCCATGTTTGGCGAATTGTTGCAGGTGTCGGGTGGTGCAGAGCGTGTTGCGCAAACGATGCTGAAGCGGTTTGGAGAGAATAAAGCGCAGTGGGGGCTGGGTATAACCGGACTCATTGTATCGACTCCTGTGTTTTTTGACGTTGCGCTAATTCTGTTTATCCCGCTTGTTTATAGCTTGGCGCGAAGAACAAAGACATCGCTCCTCTATTATGGTGTACCCCTGATTGCTGGCATGGCGGTGGCCCATGCATTTATTCCCCCAACGCCTGGGCCTGTTGCGGTCGCGAGCATTTTGAATGCGGATCTGGGCTGGGTCATCCTTTTTGGTGTGCTGGCTGGTGCGCCGGCGACAGCCATTGGGGGTGTCTATTACGGCAGGTATATCGCCAAGAAAATTGTACTGGATGTACCCGAATACATGGAGCAGAGTCTGCCAGATTCAACAAACGATAAAGAGCTTCCGTCGTTTGCCCTGGTAATGACCATTATCATAACGCCACTTGCCTTGATTCTTGCCAACACCATTGCAACGGTGCAATTGGCTGAAACCTCGATGGTGCGGGAGTGGCTGGGCTTTATTGGGCATCCATTCATTGCGTTGATCATTGCTACGCTGATTGCATTTTATGGCCTGGGCACGCTGCGCGGGTATTCGCGAGATGAGATCCAGCGCATTGCAACGCGCTCGATGGAGCCGGTTGGGTTGATCATTCTGGTTACAGGTGCAGGTGGTGTGTTTGGTAAAGTATTGATTGCAACTGGCGTAGGAGAGGCGCTTGCAAATGCGATGGCTGCATCGAGTTTGCCGTTGGTGCTGCTGGCATTCTTGATTGCCCTCGTTGTTCGCCTGTCGCAGGGCTCCGCAACAGTTTCGATGGTTACAGCTGCCGGCCTGATTGCGCCGGTCATCGAAATGGGCGGCTTCTCAGCACCAATGATTGCAGCCGTTACGATTGCTATTGCCTCTGGCGCCAGTGTGGTATCCCATGTTAATGACTCGGGGTTCTGGCTGGTTAACCGCTATTTCGGGATGACGGAGAAAGAGACCATTCGCTCCTGGACCGTTGTTACAACCATCGTTGGCGTCATCGGGCTCATTGTCATGCTGATTGTAAGCGCGTTTCTGTAG
- the pepT gene encoding peptidase T, translating into MSQLPSVVERFMRYVQIDTQSNPASDTVPSTEKQKDLGRLLVAELEALGVPDAIMNAQGYVFGTLPAVGEDNPHGPTLGLLAHMDTSPDESGKDVKPVIHQNYDGGVIALPGDPTVVLNPETQPALLSHIGHDIITSDGTTLLGSDDKAGVAILMQLAEDLIADTETTRPRIRLCFTIDEEIGRGVDHLSLDELDVDVAYTIDGSGVGNFFAETFNAVMATLAVKGVMVHPGYAKGVMVNALRIMCEIIAALPADQAPESTGEREGYIHPHHIGAGDASAVEATFILRDFTTEGMARKRDFLQSLVALYRVKYPRAAIELTLVDQYKNMRSYIENTDPRVVSLAHVAASQMGITLEEHVVRGGTDGARLSELGIPTPNVFNGGYDYHSKFEWNTVQNLETSLVYLKHLVTVWGTEAR; encoded by the coding sequence ATGAGCCAACTCCCGTCCGTTGTGGAGCGCTTTATGCGCTATGTGCAGATAGATACACAGTCAAATCCAGCGTCAGATACTGTTCCGTCTACAGAGAAGCAGAAAGATTTGGGCAGATTGCTCGTAGCTGAACTCGAGGCACTCGGCGTTCCTGATGCAATCATGAACGCACAGGGATACGTATTTGGCACCTTACCAGCAGTTGGCGAAGACAACCCGCACGGACCAACACTTGGCCTGTTGGCGCATATGGATACATCACCCGACGAATCTGGCAAAGACGTAAAGCCGGTCATTCATCAGAATTATGATGGCGGCGTTATTGCGCTACCGGGTGATCCAACGGTTGTATTGAATCCGGAAACACAGCCGGCGTTGCTGTCACACATCGGGCACGACATCATTACAAGCGATGGTACCACCCTGCTTGGCAGCGATGACAAAGCCGGCGTTGCCATTCTGATGCAACTTGCAGAAGACCTGATTGCAGATACAGAAACAACACGCCCAAGAATCCGCCTGTGTTTTACAATCGACGAAGAAATTGGCCGGGGCGTTGACCACCTCAGTCTCGACGAACTCGACGTAGACGTAGCATATACCATCGATGGCAGCGGCGTAGGCAACTTCTTTGCAGAGACCTTCAACGCCGTTATGGCCACGTTAGCTGTCAAAGGCGTGATGGTTCATCCGGGTTATGCAAAAGGCGTAATGGTCAATGCCCTTCGCATTATGTGTGAAATTATCGCCGCATTGCCGGCAGATCAGGCGCCTGAGTCGACTGGAGAAAGAGAAGGCTACATTCACCCGCATCATATTGGTGCTGGAGATGCCAGTGCCGTTGAGGCCACCTTTATCCTGCGCGACTTTACAACTGAGGGAATGGCCCGCAAGCGCGACTTCCTGCAATCTCTCGTTGCACTCTATCGGGTTAAATACCCCAGGGCTGCGATTGAGTTGACGCTCGTGGACCAGTACAAAAATATGCGTTCATATATCGAAAATACGGACCCACGTGTAGTGTCGCTGGCACACGTAGCGGCATCACAAATGGGTATCACGTTGGAAGAACATGTTGTGCGTGGCGGCACCGACGGCGCACGTTTGTCTGAACTCGGCATTCCAACACCCAACGTATTCAACGGGGGGTATGACTACCACAGCAAGTTTGAATGGAACACGGTACAAAATCTGGAAACCTCACTGGTCTACCTGAAACACCTTGTGACGGTCTGGGGAACTGAAGCCCGCTAA
- a CDS encoding serine hydrolase, with product MRSAVLICSLAILVLLVNSGDWLADQLVLRSNDTFLKNSLNILVNRELADKKIPGLAITVIDDQNVLFEDGFGLADPTGNVPASPYTVFQAGAVAQLFTTIAVLQRVEHNKLDLDAPIATYLPSFAPRNPYGLDLTLRQILSHQSGLVAEPPVGHYFDTSRPTLTQVVESINQTTVVFPPETFTKYSNAGFAVAGNVLEASLEKPFEQHMRAILDRMHLKRTSFTDRLDLKSKLAVGHISSLDDRIVPLDPLEIANGPANNLYTTVNDLGAFMKVLFADGLSPNGSILDGDAFEQMWTIQLSTARKQIPFGLGFAVSIFEDQRRATLTSNTHGFTTRIDLLPDQDLGVAIIANLAYSEATLEKLAGYALKLALAQKKEEATPAFPNSRQPDSSMVSQAIGYYINADPLYISKSDHNLYLYQDFNRYRLRQQGDSLIIDDKHAYGPILLSDGLTLQYNNTLYSKRNAAVPRAGAPRYANLTGDYGLPDRPITIVEQNNNLYALDGWNTAYTLTPDAEDRFLFPVDGLYGGESITFTRNETGEIASAYFANMPLPRLTDGAYADLVRTVPLEKPISGTAQPLVAPPESMLTAYGNKESEMVDLTHVDPLFNLDIRYATRENLLGTQIYSEARALLQRPVAEAVFSIQRQIRRLGYELVVYDTYQPWYISNAIWESVPDSMKYFFNDPQQSICQNNGTALSVGIFELNAGAAMPMPSEYDEMTALSYADSPLPEERLRWNRDFLRRLMESEGFTVAADKWWHFTHNSCPQYPVMNTPFAEVEYINTNNLQRIFTVDR from the coding sequence ATGCGATCTGCTGTTCTCATTTGCTCTCTTGCCATTCTTGTCCTATTGGTCAACTCAGGTGACTGGTTGGCTGATCAACTCGTGCTGCGAAGCAACGATACCTTCCTGAAGAACAGCCTCAACATCCTGGTAAACCGCGAACTGGCGGATAAAAAAATACCCGGACTCGCCATTACGGTCATCGACGACCAGAATGTGTTGTTCGAAGATGGGTTTGGTCTTGCAGATCCCACAGGCAATGTGCCGGCATCTCCATACACGGTATTCCAGGCCGGCGCCGTTGCACAACTGTTTACCACGATAGCCGTCTTGCAGCGCGTCGAACACAACAAGCTCGACCTCGACGCCCCAATTGCTACCTACCTCCCCTCTTTTGCACCACGCAACCCATACGGACTCGATCTGACGCTCCGCCAAATCTTGTCGCATCAATCTGGCCTCGTCGCTGAACCACCAGTTGGGCACTACTTTGATACGTCGCGGCCCACACTAACACAAGTTGTTGAGAGTATTAACCAGACAACCGTTGTATTTCCGCCAGAAACCTTTACCAAGTATTCCAATGCCGGCTTTGCCGTTGCCGGCAATGTGCTGGAGGCATCACTCGAAAAACCGTTTGAGCAACACATGCGGGCCATTCTCGATCGTATGCACCTCAAACGCACAAGCTTCACAGACCGGCTCGATCTGAAGAGTAAACTTGCTGTAGGCCACATTTCCTCGCTGGATGACCGTATTGTACCCCTGGACCCGCTTGAGATTGCCAATGGGCCGGCCAACAACCTGTACACAACGGTAAACGACCTGGGCGCTTTTATGAAGGTCCTTTTTGCAGACGGACTGAGCCCCAACGGCAGCATACTGGATGGTGATGCCTTTGAACAAATGTGGACCATCCAGCTGTCTACAGCGCGTAAACAGATTCCGTTTGGTCTCGGCTTTGCCGTTTCCATTTTTGAAGACCAGCGGCGGGCTACCCTGACCAGCAATACCCACGGCTTTACAACGCGCATAGACTTGCTACCCGATCAAGACCTGGGCGTTGCGATTATTGCCAACCTCGCATACAGCGAAGCCACGCTGGAAAAACTGGCTGGTTATGCGCTCAAACTGGCGCTGGCGCAAAAGAAAGAGGAGGCAACCCCTGCGTTCCCCAACTCGCGGCAACCGGACTCGTCCATGGTCAGCCAGGCCATCGGTTATTACATCAATGCAGATCCGCTCTACATTTCCAAGTCTGACCACAACCTGTATCTGTATCAGGACTTCAACAGGTATCGTCTCAGACAGCAAGGAGACTCCTTAATTATAGACGATAAACATGCTTACGGCCCGATATTACTCTCTGACGGGCTAACGCTACAATACAATAACACCCTGTATTCCAAGCGGAATGCAGCGGTCCCTCGCGCTGGCGCGCCGAGGTATGCTAACCTTACAGGCGACTATGGTTTACCCGATCGCCCAATTACCATCGTCGAACAAAACAACAACTTGTATGCGCTCGACGGCTGGAACACTGCCTACACCCTCACACCAGACGCTGAAGACCGATTTCTTTTTCCTGTAGACGGTTTGTACGGCGGTGAGTCTATTACCTTCACCAGAAATGAAACGGGCGAAATAGCATCAGCTTACTTTGCCAATATGCCACTGCCCCGGTTAACCGATGGCGCGTATGCAGATCTGGTACGGACAGTACCGCTGGAAAAACCAATCAGTGGTACAGCACAGCCGCTGGTTGCACCTCCGGAGTCAATGCTAACAGCGTACGGCAATAAAGAGAGCGAAATGGTAGATCTCACACATGTGGATCCCCTTTTCAACCTCGACATCCGCTATGCGACGAGGGAGAACCTGCTCGGCACGCAGATTTACAGCGAAGCCCGTGCGTTACTGCAACGGCCCGTTGCGGAGGCTGTGTTTAGCATCCAGCGCCAGATTCGCCGGCTTGGCTACGAACTGGTTGTCTACGACACCTACCAACCCTGGTATATCTCAAATGCCATCTGGGAAAGCGTGCCCGATAGCATGAAGTATTTCTTCAATGATCCGCAACAGAGTATCTGCCAAAACAACGGCACAGCGCTCAGTGTGGGTATTTTTGAATTAAACGCCGGCGCAGCTATGCCCATGCCGTCAGAATACGACGAAATGACGGCACTCAGCTACGCAGACTCTCCCCTTCCGGAGGAGCGACTCCGGTGGAACCGGGACTTCCTTCGCCGGCTGATGGAATCTGAAGGGTTTACCGTTGCAGCTGACAAGTGGTGGCACTTTACGCACAATTCCTGCCCTCAATACCCCGTGATGAACACACCGTTCGCAGAGGTAGAGTATATCAATACGAACAACCTCCAGCGCATCTTCACGGTAGATCGTTAA